From the genome of Mugil cephalus isolate CIBA_MC_2020 chromosome 2, CIBA_Mcephalus_1.1, whole genome shotgun sequence, one region includes:
- the tnrc6c2 gene encoding trinucleotide repeat-containing gene 6C protein isoform X3 — protein MEEKKKKKQEDKTKKREDIAQKKAADQKPKDISNQSGPGAQYETSHWGASVPVDSPSSANSWDKVIIDRSDTEAWPSISCSSDPSHPALPECPLGSASSNIDTSAVTTSRSSFLSMATGAAGQQAHYPSLKANNNMMTGPGSTSTLTSNRGWGSEGKQDGMNGGRVGAPNNWGSPNFNLNLNPNANPSAWPVLGHEGGGGSGIGPSGVSNSSSLPPGINGNGNMGNSSLGGADNVGGGWVGMISANENDQQHPSTNANLSFNLESANLKTDGPNHTKPQQQAQEPMSPIHGLTGWGGQSPTESSQLNGDTTGSSVWGSGETKAADSPKDSGWDSTPSGGLSAWGRQGSGGGSSGSGGWGDWGKSSGGGDASKGWDSVDAGSSGSGQEQQISSWGQQPGTAPASEDSGDSSEGRSHRRDRSSSVEFAPALPRQDLDPRVLSNTGWGQTPIRQHTVWEMEEANSDDGKSNSSSDTIGGTSSNGGPSSSNGSIINPNIGPSRRPGSGGKSDNEGPSSSSWGAPPPQQVQTGSGWGDTQQSLSKAPNGTTSGWGDPLPASGPKSGSTPSWASEDKSPSWDDGMMKNQPTSWGEGPKSSHGWGNSNGGSNGCSTGDWGEPDAKNNVSSSNMWEGEGGNGGNGGNGGWKESPRGGNRGGGGGGGGGWGKPAPAVNNSSWGETSRANGPMQGGWGSSKPQESSSSSTGSGGGGSNCPWGGPGSVKQNSSSWGNVSKQDQGMEPTGWEEPSPPSIRRKMEIDDGTSTWGDPSAYNKTVNMWDRNNPNGNTGNNGPPPTKNGGMIVPNNNNNNHSVGPGTNNHHHPHHMHHHPHHGQPPNHLQHHGNNNGSPNIAASHPSAGPQGRPPLANPGWGELPSVQPKSEPAWGEPAAPTSAVDNGTSAWGKPQGGVGGWGDGGHEPSAPYGRANGPPGSAPCKPVSKPMQDGWGSAPEEMGMSTSQWDTEDGDVWNSPTSQESSSSCNSWGNGPKKCPSKGKMSNKPDEAWIMNRLIKQLTDMGFPRDPAEEALKSNNMNLDQAMTALLEKKTDLDKRGMGLSDYSNGMNKPLVCRPSALSKDPSDRATFLDKDGVLSDDAPPSPFLPSPSLKLSLANSSLPGQGLGQGNPGLAMQNLNNRQIPSGMFGSSGAAQTRAMQQQPPQPPVPPLSSSQPSLRAQVPQFLSPQVQAQLLQFAAKNIGLNPALLTSPINPQQMTLLYQLQQLQMAYQRLQIQQQMMQAQRNVSGPIRQQEQQVARTITNMQQQIQQHQRQLYQALLMKQQQLPSHSSSSSSSTGLHPPGGPTGGPGSGKSTMDPFAGPHQASGLADTLHTKEPPSSPNAYTTYSLSGLNPNMNVNCMEVGGLSLKEPPQPQSRLSQWTHSNSMDNLSGNSSNLENNLNKHGAISAASTLVPPGKPPQLEDSYSPYNLISNAESPTSPLVAPDSWGQGKSPNEKISNGTNINWPPEFCPGVPWKGLQNIDPENDPNMTPGSVPSGPTINTNIHDVNRYLLRDRNGATSPDSPLQNGSLPPSSSDWPVSGYSSSFSLSSCDGDSSGKLSDMKSTWSQGPISQSQASLSHELWKVPQGPRSTTAPSRPPPGLTNPKPSSTWGGNSLGLAQGWSGSYSSEGTTWSTDSSNRTSSWLVLRNLTPQIDGSTLRTLCMQHGPLITFHLNLTQGNAVVRYSSKDEAAKAQKSLHMCVLGNTTILAEFAGEEEVNRFFAQGQSLGANTTSWQANPGNNQNRMGGATQSHSIGQWSSGTGGGKASGGDLLWGGVPQYSSLWGPPSGEDARVIGSPTPINTLLPGDLLSGESM, from the exons ACATATCCAACCAGAGCGGCCCTGGTGCCCAGTATGAGACCTCTCATTGGGGGGCCTCTGTACCAGTCGACAGCCCCTCCAGTGCCAACAGCTGGGACAAAGTGATTATTGACAGAAGTGACACAGAAGCTTGGCCCTCCATCAGCTGCAGTAGTGACCCCAGCCACCCTGCATTACCAGAATGCCCCTTGGGCTCAGCTAGCTCAAACATAGACACCAGTGCTGTCACTACCAGTAGGAGTAGTTTTCTGAGTATGGCCACAGGTGCCGCCGGCCAGCAGGCCCACTACCCATCTCTTAAAGCTAACAATAATATGATGACAGGACCTGGGTCAACCAGCACATTAACGAGTAATAGAGGCTGGGGCTCAGAAGGGAAACAAGATGGTATGAATGGTGGGCGAGTTGGAGCGCCCAATAACTGGGGTTCTCCCAATTTTAACTTGAACCTCAACCCCAATGCCAACCCTTCAGCATGGCCCGTTCTTGGCCACGAGGGTGGAGGAGGCAGCGGTATTGGCCCCAGCGGGGTGTCCAACTCTTCATCCCTCCCGCCAGGTATAAATGGCAATGGAAACATGGGAAATAGTAGCCTGGGAGGTGCTGATAATGTTGGGGGAGGTTGGGTTGGCATGATAAGTGCTAACGAAAATGATCAACAGCACCCTTCAACCAACGCAAACTTGTCCTTCAATCTGGAATCTGCAAACCTCAAGACTGATGGACCAAACCACACTAAACCACAGCAACAAGCTCAGGAGCCTATGAGCCCTATCCATGGTTTAACTGGCTGGGGAGGCCAGTCACCCACTGAATCATCCCAACTCAATGGGGACACCACAGGCAGCTCAGTATGGGGTAGTGGAGAGACCAAGGCAGCTGATTCCCCCAAGGACTCAGGCTGGGACTCAACTCCCTCTGGAGGTCTTTCTGCCTGGGGTCGCCAAGGCAGTGGTGGTGGGAGTAGTGGAAGTGGTGGCTGGGGTGACTGGGGGAAATCCTCCGGTGGTGGAGATGCATCTAAAGGCTGGGACTCAGTAGATGCTGGTAGTTCTGGCTCTGGTCAAGAGCAGCAGATTAGCTCATGGGGCCAACAGCCTGGAACTGCCCCAGCAAGTGAGGATAGTGGGGACAGCAGTGAAGGTCGATCCCATCGCAGAGACAGGTCCTCAAGTGTTGAGTTTGCCCCTGCGCTACCCCGGCAGGACCTGGATCCCAGAGTGTTAAGTAACACCGGTTGGGGACAGACCCCCATCCGACAGCATACTGTATGGGAGATGGAAGAAGCCAACTCTGACGATGGAAAGAGCAATAGTAGCTCAGACACTATAGGAGGCACCAGCTCTAATGGTGGACCCTCGTCAAGCAATGGAAGTATCATCAACCCTAATATTGGTCCCAGTCGAAGGCCTGGGTCTGGAGGAAAAAGTGACAATGAAGGACCATCATCTTCTAGCTGGGGAGCTCCTCCACCTCAGCAAGTCCAGACTGGATCAGGGTGGGGTGACACTCAACAGTCCCTCAGCAAAGCACCGAATGGCACTACCAGTGGCTGGGGTGATCCTTTGCCTGCCAGTGGTCCTAAAAGTGGCAGCACACCATCCTGGGCTTCTGAAGACAAATCACCCAGCTGGGATGATGGCATGATGAAAAACCAGCCTACTAGTTGGGGAGAGGGCCCCAAAAGTTCCCATGGTTGGGGGAACAGTAATGGGGGTTCTAATGGCTGCAGCACAGGAGACTGGGGAGAGCCAGATGCCAAAAACAATGTGTCCTCCAGCAACATGTGGGAAGGGGAAGGAGGTAATGGAGGAAATGGTGGAAATGGTGGATGGAAGGAAAGCCCAAGAGGAggaaatagaggaggaggaggaggaggaggaggaggctggggcAAACCTGCTCCTGCTGTGAATAATAGCAGTTGGGGGGAGACTTCACGTGCCAATGGCCCTATGCAGGGAGGCTGGGGCTCTTCCAAGCCAcaggaaagcagcagcagcagcactggcaGTGGAGGAGGTGGCAGCAATTGTCCTTGGGGTGGTCCAGGTTCTGTGAAGCAGAACAGCTCGAGCTGGGGAAATGTCAGCAAACAGGACCAGGGTATGGAGCCTACTGGCTGGGAAGaaccctctcctccctccatccgcAGGAAGATGGAGATTGATGATGGAACATCCACCTGGGGTGATCCCAGTGCCTACAACAAGACTGTCAACATGTGGGATCGTAACAATCCCAATGGTAACACAGGCAACAATGGCCCACCTCCTACTAAGAATGGTGGAATGATTGTGcccaacaataacaacaacaatcactCTGTTGGCCCTGGCACCAACAATCACCATCACCCTCACCACATGCATCACCATCCCCACCATGGCCAGCCCCCGAATCACCTGCAACACCATGGAAACAACAATGGGTCACCGAACATTGCTGCCTCACATCCAAGTGCAGGCCCCCAGGGTAGACCTCCCCTCGCTAAcccag GTTGGGGAGAGCTTCCTAGTGTTCAGCCCAAGTCAGAGCCTGCTTGGGGAGAGCCAGCAGCTCCAACTTCAGCTGTGGACAATGGTACCTCGGCCTGGGGCAAGCCCCAAGGTGGGGTTGGAGGATGGGGAGATGGTGGCCATGAGCCCTCTGCCCCCTATGGCAGAGCCAATGGACCCCCAGGTTCTGCACCTTGCAAGCCAG TCTCCAAACCTATGCAAGATGGCTGGGGAAGTGCACCAGAGGAGATGGGCATGTCTACCAGCCAATGGGACACTGAGGATGGGGATGTATGGAACAGCCCTACCTCCCAGGAGAGCAGCTCTTCTTGTAACTCTTGGGGCAATGGCCCCAAGAAGTGCCCAAGCAAG GGAAAGATGAGTAACAAGCCAGACGAGGCCTGGATCATGAACCGCCTCATCAAACAACTCACTGACATGGGCTTTCCG AGAGACCCTGCTGAGGAGGCATTGAAGAGCAACAATATGAACCTTGACCAGGCCATGA CTGCCCTGTTAGAGAAGAAGACAGACTTGGACAAGCGGGGCATGGGCTTATCTGATTACAGCAATGGCATGAATAAGCCTCTTGTATGTCGGCCCTCTGCACTCTCCAAAGACCCCTCCGACCGCGCCACCTTTCTGGACAAG GATGGTGTCCTGTCAGATGATGCCCCCCCATCACCATTTTTGCCTTCCCCCAGCCTGAAGCTCTCCCTGGCCAACAGTAGCCTTCCTGGGCAGGGTCTGGGACAGGGCAACCCGGGGCTGGCCATGCAAAACTTGAACAACAGACAG ATACCCAGTGGAATGTTTGGCAGTAGTGGAGCAGCACAAACCCGGGccatgcagcagcagcctcctcagCCACCAGTGCCACCTCTCAGCTCCTCCCAGCCTAGTCTACGTGCTCAAGTGCCTCAATTTCTCTCCCCTCAG GTCCAAGCACAGCTCTTGCAGTTTGCAGCAAAAAACATTGGTCTGAACCCTGCACTTTTAACCTCACCAATAAACCCTCAACAAATGACCCTGTTGTACCAACTTCAGCAACTGCAAATG GCGTACCAGCGTTTACAAATCCAGCAGCAGATGATGCAGGCGCAACGCAATGTTTCTGGCCCCATTAGACAACAAGAGCAGCAA GTTGCACGTACAATCACCAACATGCAGCAGCAGATCCAGCAGCACCAGCGTCAGTTGTACCAGGCGCTGCTGATGAAGCAGCAGCAACTTCCCTctcattcctcctcttcctcttcctccactggtctgcatCCTCCTGGTGGCCCTACTGGAGGCCCTGGCTCCGGAAAATCAACCATGGACCCTTTTGCAGGCCCACACCAGGCTTCAGGCCTCGCCGACACACTGCACACCAAAGAGCCACCGTCTTCTCCCAACGCCTACACCACCTACTCTCTCT CTGGACTGAATCCAAACATGAATGTAAACTGCATGGAGGTGGGGGGTCTGTCCCTGAAGGAACCCCCTCAGCCCCAGTCCCGCTTGTCCCAATGGACACACTCCAACTCCATGGACAACCTCTCCGGCAACTCTTCAAATTTGGAGAACAACCTCAATAAGCACG GTGCCATATCTGCTGCCTCTACCCTGGTCCCCCCTGGGAAGCCCCCCCAGCTGGAGGACTCATACAGCCCTTACAATCTAATCTCCAATGCTGAGTCCCCCACCAGCCCCCTAGTAGCCCCTGACAGCTGGGGCCAGGGCAAGAGCCCCAATGAAAAGATCTCCAATGGGACCAATATTAACTGGCCCCCAG AGTTCTGCCCAGGGGTGCCATGGAAGGGCCTTCAGAACATTGACCCTGAGAATGACCCCAATATGACTCCTGGCAGTGTCCCCAGCGGCCCCACTATCAACACCAACATCCACGATGTCAATCGGTACCTGCTGCGAGATAGGAATGGAG CCACTTCTCCAGACTCTCCACTTCAGAATGGCTCTCTGCCTCCAAGCAGCAGTGACTGGCCAGTCAGTGGTTACTCTAGCTCTTTCAGTCTGTCATCCTGTGATGGAGACAGCTCAG GTAAACTGTCTGACATGAAATCCACCTGGTCCCAAGGGCCCATCTCTCAGAGCCAAGCGTCTCTGTCCCATGAGTTGTGGAAAGTCCCTCAGGGTCCGCGCAGCACCACGGCCCCATCAAGGCCTCCTCCAGGCCTCACAAACCCAAAGCCCTCCTCCACCTGGGGTGGCAACTCATTGGGTCTGGCCCAAGGCTGGAGCGGTTCCTATTCTTCTG AGGGAACCACATGGAGTACTGACAGCTCCAATCGGACCAGCAGCTGGCTGGTGCTGAGGAATCTCACCCCACAA ATTGATGGTTCAACTCTGCGGACCCTGTGCATGCAGCATGGCCCCCTGATCACATTCCATCTTAACCTGACCCAGGGGAATGCTGTGGTGCGCTACAGCTCTAAGGATGAAGCTGCGAAGGCTCAAAAATCCCTGCACAT GTGTGTGCTGGGAAACACCACAATCCTGGCAGAGTTtgctggtgaggaggaggtgaaccGCTTCTTTGCACAAGGCCAGTCGTTGGGGGCAAACACCACGAGCTGGCAGGCCAACCCGGGAAACAATCAAAACCGGATGGGCGGGGCAACGCAGTCCCACTCAATTGGCCAGTGGAGCAGCGGTACTGGTGGAGGCAAGGCCAGCGGAGGAGACCTGCTGTGGGGCGGAGTGCCCCAGTACTCCAGCCTGTGGGGGCCGCCTAGTGGAGAGGACGCCCGTGTGATCGGGAGCCCCACTCCCATTAACACCCTGCTGCCTGGAGATCTGCTGAGTGGGGAGTCCATGTAG
- the tnrc6c2 gene encoding trinucleotide repeat-containing gene 6C protein isoform X2, which translates to MEEKKKKKQEDKTKKREDIAQKKAADQKPKVPEPAPTKPSPGPSHHLHPASPTLSLSSSSSGNGKRASSSSQLATQTPPQQQCQLSSASARYPPREVPPRFRQQEHKQLLKRGQPLPAGALSALTISSSSSSYSSPSSSYSSSSTSTSSTTPNSATSTADKHHQDISNQSGPGAQYETSHWGASVPVDSPSSANSWDKVIIDRSDTEAWPSISCSSDPSHPALPECPLGSASSNIDTSAVTTSRSSFLSMATGAAGQQAHYPSLKANNNMMTGPGSTSTLTSNRGWGSEGKQDGMNGGRVGAPNNWGSPNFNLNLNPNANPSAWPVLGHEGGGGSGIGPSGVSNSSSLPPGINGNGNMGNSSLGGADNVGGGWVGMISANENDQQHPSTNANLSFNLESANLKTDGPNHTKPQQQAQEPMSPIHGLTGWGGQSPTESSQLNGDTTGSSVWGSGETKAADSPKDSGWDSTPSGGLSAWGRQGSGGGSSGSGGWGDWGKSSGGGDASKGWDSVDAGSSGSGQEQQISSWGQQPGTAPASEDSGDSSEGRSHRRDRSSSVEFAPALPRQDLDPRVLSNTGWGQTPIRQHTVWEMEEANSDDGKSNSSSDTIGGTSSNGGPSSSNGSIINPNIGPSRRPGSGGKSDNEGPSSSSWGAPPPQQVQTGSGWGDTQQSLSKAPNGTTSGWGDPLPASGPKSGSTPSWASEDKSPSWDDGMMKNQPTSWGEGPKSSHGWGNSNGGSNGCSTGDWGEPDAKNNVSSSNMWEGEGGNGGNGGNGGWKESPRGGNRGGGGGGGGGWGKPAPAVNNSSWGETSRANGPMQGGWGSSKPQESSSSSTGSGGGGSNCPWGGPGSVKQNSSSWGNVSKQDQGMEPTGWEEPSPPSIRRKMEIDDGTSTWGDPSAYNKTVNMWDRNNPNGNTGNNGPPPTKNGGMIVPNNNNNNHSVGPGTNNHHHPHHMHHHPHHGQPPNHLQHHGNNNGSPNIAASHPSAGPQGRPPLANPGWGELPSVQPKSEPAWGEPAAPTSAVDNGTSAWGKPQGGVGGWGDGGHEPSAPYGRANGPPGSAPCKPVSKPMQDGWGSAPEEMGMSTSQWDTEDGDVWNSPTSQESSSSCNSWGNGPKKCPSKGKMSNKPDEAWIMNRLIKQLTDMGFPRDPAEEALKSNNMNLDQAMTALLEKKTDLDKRGMGLSDYSNGMNKPLVCRPSALSKDPSDRATFLDKDGVLSDDAPPSPFLPSPSLKLSLANSSLPGQGLGQGNPGLAMQNLNNRQIPSGMFGSSGAAQTRAMQQQPPQPPVPPLSSSQPSLRAQVPQFLSPQVQAQLLQFAAKNIGLNPALLTSPINPQQMTLLYQLQQLQMAYQRLQIQQQMMQAQRNVSGPIRQQEQQVARTITNMQQQIQQHQRQLYQALLMKQQQLPSHSSSSSSSTGLHPPGGPTGGPGSGKSTMDPFAGPHQASGLADTLHTKEPPSSPNAYTTYSLSGLNPNMNVNCMEVGGLSLKEPPQPQSRLSQWTHSNSMDNLSGNSSNLENNLNKHGAISAASTLVPPGKPPQLEDSYSPYNLISNAESPTSPLVAPDSWGQGKSPNEKISNGTNINWPPEFCPGVPWKGLQNIDPENDPNMTPGSVPSGPTINTNIHDVNRYLLRDRNGGKLSDMKSTWSQGPISQSQASLSHELWKVPQGPRSTTAPSRPPPGLTNPKPSSTWGGNSLGLAQGWSGSYSSEGTTWSTDSSNRTSSWLVLRNLTPQIDGSTLRTLCMQHGPLITFHLNLTQGNAVVRYSSKDEAAKAQKSLHMCVLGNTTILAEFAGEEEVNRFFAQGQSLGANTTSWQANPGNNQNRMGGATQSHSIGQWSSGTGGGKASGGDLLWGGVPQYSSLWGPPSGEDARVIGSPTPINTLLPGDLLSGESM; encoded by the exons ACATATCCAACCAGAGCGGCCCTGGTGCCCAGTATGAGACCTCTCATTGGGGGGCCTCTGTACCAGTCGACAGCCCCTCCAGTGCCAACAGCTGGGACAAAGTGATTATTGACAGAAGTGACACAGAAGCTTGGCCCTCCATCAGCTGCAGTAGTGACCCCAGCCACCCTGCATTACCAGAATGCCCCTTGGGCTCAGCTAGCTCAAACATAGACACCAGTGCTGTCACTACCAGTAGGAGTAGTTTTCTGAGTATGGCCACAGGTGCCGCCGGCCAGCAGGCCCACTACCCATCTCTTAAAGCTAACAATAATATGATGACAGGACCTGGGTCAACCAGCACATTAACGAGTAATAGAGGCTGGGGCTCAGAAGGGAAACAAGATGGTATGAATGGTGGGCGAGTTGGAGCGCCCAATAACTGGGGTTCTCCCAATTTTAACTTGAACCTCAACCCCAATGCCAACCCTTCAGCATGGCCCGTTCTTGGCCACGAGGGTGGAGGAGGCAGCGGTATTGGCCCCAGCGGGGTGTCCAACTCTTCATCCCTCCCGCCAGGTATAAATGGCAATGGAAACATGGGAAATAGTAGCCTGGGAGGTGCTGATAATGTTGGGGGAGGTTGGGTTGGCATGATAAGTGCTAACGAAAATGATCAACAGCACCCTTCAACCAACGCAAACTTGTCCTTCAATCTGGAATCTGCAAACCTCAAGACTGATGGACCAAACCACACTAAACCACAGCAACAAGCTCAGGAGCCTATGAGCCCTATCCATGGTTTAACTGGCTGGGGAGGCCAGTCACCCACTGAATCATCCCAACTCAATGGGGACACCACAGGCAGCTCAGTATGGGGTAGTGGAGAGACCAAGGCAGCTGATTCCCCCAAGGACTCAGGCTGGGACTCAACTCCCTCTGGAGGTCTTTCTGCCTGGGGTCGCCAAGGCAGTGGTGGTGGGAGTAGTGGAAGTGGTGGCTGGGGTGACTGGGGGAAATCCTCCGGTGGTGGAGATGCATCTAAAGGCTGGGACTCAGTAGATGCTGGTAGTTCTGGCTCTGGTCAAGAGCAGCAGATTAGCTCATGGGGCCAACAGCCTGGAACTGCCCCAGCAAGTGAGGATAGTGGGGACAGCAGTGAAGGTCGATCCCATCGCAGAGACAGGTCCTCAAGTGTTGAGTTTGCCCCTGCGCTACCCCGGCAGGACCTGGATCCCAGAGTGTTAAGTAACACCGGTTGGGGACAGACCCCCATCCGACAGCATACTGTATGGGAGATGGAAGAAGCCAACTCTGACGATGGAAAGAGCAATAGTAGCTCAGACACTATAGGAGGCACCAGCTCTAATGGTGGACCCTCGTCAAGCAATGGAAGTATCATCAACCCTAATATTGGTCCCAGTCGAAGGCCTGGGTCTGGAGGAAAAAGTGACAATGAAGGACCATCATCTTCTAGCTGGGGAGCTCCTCCACCTCAGCAAGTCCAGACTGGATCAGGGTGGGGTGACACTCAACAGTCCCTCAGCAAAGCACCGAATGGCACTACCAGTGGCTGGGGTGATCCTTTGCCTGCCAGTGGTCCTAAAAGTGGCAGCACACCATCCTGGGCTTCTGAAGACAAATCACCCAGCTGGGATGATGGCATGATGAAAAACCAGCCTACTAGTTGGGGAGAGGGCCCCAAAAGTTCCCATGGTTGGGGGAACAGTAATGGGGGTTCTAATGGCTGCAGCACAGGAGACTGGGGAGAGCCAGATGCCAAAAACAATGTGTCCTCCAGCAACATGTGGGAAGGGGAAGGAGGTAATGGAGGAAATGGTGGAAATGGTGGATGGAAGGAAAGCCCAAGAGGAggaaatagaggaggaggaggaggaggaggaggaggctggggcAAACCTGCTCCTGCTGTGAATAATAGCAGTTGGGGGGAGACTTCACGTGCCAATGGCCCTATGCAGGGAGGCTGGGGCTCTTCCAAGCCAcaggaaagcagcagcagcagcactggcaGTGGAGGAGGTGGCAGCAATTGTCCTTGGGGTGGTCCAGGTTCTGTGAAGCAGAACAGCTCGAGCTGGGGAAATGTCAGCAAACAGGACCAGGGTATGGAGCCTACTGGCTGGGAAGaaccctctcctccctccatccgcAGGAAGATGGAGATTGATGATGGAACATCCACCTGGGGTGATCCCAGTGCCTACAACAAGACTGTCAACATGTGGGATCGTAACAATCCCAATGGTAACACAGGCAACAATGGCCCACCTCCTACTAAGAATGGTGGAATGATTGTGcccaacaataacaacaacaatcactCTGTTGGCCCTGGCACCAACAATCACCATCACCCTCACCACATGCATCACCATCCCCACCATGGCCAGCCCCCGAATCACCTGCAACACCATGGAAACAACAATGGGTCACCGAACATTGCTGCCTCACATCCAAGTGCAGGCCCCCAGGGTAGACCTCCCCTCGCTAAcccag GTTGGGGAGAGCTTCCTAGTGTTCAGCCCAAGTCAGAGCCTGCTTGGGGAGAGCCAGCAGCTCCAACTTCAGCTGTGGACAATGGTACCTCGGCCTGGGGCAAGCCCCAAGGTGGGGTTGGAGGATGGGGAGATGGTGGCCATGAGCCCTCTGCCCCCTATGGCAGAGCCAATGGACCCCCAGGTTCTGCACCTTGCAAGCCAG TCTCCAAACCTATGCAAGATGGCTGGGGAAGTGCACCAGAGGAGATGGGCATGTCTACCAGCCAATGGGACACTGAGGATGGGGATGTATGGAACAGCCCTACCTCCCAGGAGAGCAGCTCTTCTTGTAACTCTTGGGGCAATGGCCCCAAGAAGTGCCCAAGCAAG GGAAAGATGAGTAACAAGCCAGACGAGGCCTGGATCATGAACCGCCTCATCAAACAACTCACTGACATGGGCTTTCCG AGAGACCCTGCTGAGGAGGCATTGAAGAGCAACAATATGAACCTTGACCAGGCCATGA CTGCCCTGTTAGAGAAGAAGACAGACTTGGACAAGCGGGGCATGGGCTTATCTGATTACAGCAATGGCATGAATAAGCCTCTTGTATGTCGGCCCTCTGCACTCTCCAAAGACCCCTCCGACCGCGCCACCTTTCTGGACAAG GATGGTGTCCTGTCAGATGATGCCCCCCCATCACCATTTTTGCCTTCCCCCAGCCTGAAGCTCTCCCTGGCCAACAGTAGCCTTCCTGGGCAGGGTCTGGGACAGGGCAACCCGGGGCTGGCCATGCAAAACTTGAACAACAGACAG ATACCCAGTGGAATGTTTGGCAGTAGTGGAGCAGCACAAACCCGGGccatgcagcagcagcctcctcagCCACCAGTGCCACCTCTCAGCTCCTCCCAGCCTAGTCTACGTGCTCAAGTGCCTCAATTTCTCTCCCCTCAG GTCCAAGCACAGCTCTTGCAGTTTGCAGCAAAAAACATTGGTCTGAACCCTGCACTTTTAACCTCACCAATAAACCCTCAACAAATGACCCTGTTGTACCAACTTCAGCAACTGCAAATG GCGTACCAGCGTTTACAAATCCAGCAGCAGATGATGCAGGCGCAACGCAATGTTTCTGGCCCCATTAGACAACAAGAGCAGCAA GTTGCACGTACAATCACCAACATGCAGCAGCAGATCCAGCAGCACCAGCGTCAGTTGTACCAGGCGCTGCTGATGAAGCAGCAGCAACTTCCCTctcattcctcctcttcctcttcctccactggtctgcatCCTCCTGGTGGCCCTACTGGAGGCCCTGGCTCCGGAAAATCAACCATGGACCCTTTTGCAGGCCCACACCAGGCTTCAGGCCTCGCCGACACACTGCACACCAAAGAGCCACCGTCTTCTCCCAACGCCTACACCACCTACTCTCTCT CTGGACTGAATCCAAACATGAATGTAAACTGCATGGAGGTGGGGGGTCTGTCCCTGAAGGAACCCCCTCAGCCCCAGTCCCGCTTGTCCCAATGGACACACTCCAACTCCATGGACAACCTCTCCGGCAACTCTTCAAATTTGGAGAACAACCTCAATAAGCACG GTGCCATATCTGCTGCCTCTACCCTGGTCCCCCCTGGGAAGCCCCCCCAGCTGGAGGACTCATACAGCCCTTACAATCTAATCTCCAATGCTGAGTCCCCCACCAGCCCCCTAGTAGCCCCTGACAGCTGGGGCCAGGGCAAGAGCCCCAATGAAAAGATCTCCAATGGGACCAATATTAACTGGCCCCCAG AGTTCTGCCCAGGGGTGCCATGGAAGGGCCTTCAGAACATTGACCCTGAGAATGACCCCAATATGACTCCTGGCAGTGTCCCCAGCGGCCCCACTATCAACACCAACATCCACGATGTCAATCGGTACCTGCTGCGAGATAGGAATGGAG GTAAACTGTCTGACATGAAATCCACCTGGTCCCAAGGGCCCATCTCTCAGAGCCAAGCGTCTCTGTCCCATGAGTTGTGGAAAGTCCCTCAGGGTCCGCGCAGCACCACGGCCCCATCAAGGCCTCCTCCAGGCCTCACAAACCCAAAGCCCTCCTCCACCTGGGGTGGCAACTCATTGGGTCTGGCCCAAGGCTGGAGCGGTTCCTATTCTTCTG AGGGAACCACATGGAGTACTGACAGCTCCAATCGGACCAGCAGCTGGCTGGTGCTGAGGAATCTCACCCCACAA ATTGATGGTTCAACTCTGCGGACCCTGTGCATGCAGCATGGCCCCCTGATCACATTCCATCTTAACCTGACCCAGGGGAATGCTGTGGTGCGCTACAGCTCTAAGGATGAAGCTGCGAAGGCTCAAAAATCCCTGCACAT GTGTGTGCTGGGAAACACCACAATCCTGGCAGAGTTtgctggtgaggaggaggtgaaccGCTTCTTTGCACAAGGCCAGTCGTTGGGGGCAAACACCACGAGCTGGCAGGCCAACCCGGGAAACAATCAAAACCGGATGGGCGGGGCAACGCAGTCCCACTCAATTGGCCAGTGGAGCAGCGGTACTGGTGGAGGCAAGGCCAGCGGAGGAGACCTGCTGTGGGGCGGAGTGCCCCAGTACTCCAGCCTGTGGGGGCCGCCTAGTGGAGAGGACGCCCGTGTGATCGGGAGCCCCACTCCCATTAACACCCTGCTGCCTGGAGATCTGCTGAGTGGGGAGTCCATGTAG